A region from the Wansuia hejianensis genome encodes:
- a CDS encoding sugar ABC transporter ATP-binding protein — MSEEYILELEHINKAFPGVKALDDVSLSIRRGEVRGLVGENGAGKSTLMKILTGVYPKDSGTIKIDGKEVRINTPLDAQKLGLSIIFQEFNLVNSLSIAENIFVGRLPQKGVKGIDWKAVYRQAGEWLAKVGLSEDVTKKVGSLSVAGKQMVEIAKALSFHSKIIIMDEPSATLTTNELQHLFEIIDVLKRENITVIYISHRLDEIFRLCDTVTVIRDGAVIDTNRIEELDRKSIISKMVGRSMDQEYPKRRGVPGAETVLRAENLTREPKFRNISFELKKGEILGIAGLVGAGRTEIVRCIFGADRLDSGALYVRVKPVEIKSPRQAIALGIALVTEDRKTQGLVLEASIAGNTTLANLKAVTDRGFINRKKENEVARDYIRQLKTKAPGEGTSCMTLSGGNQQKVVLAKWLYTQADILILDEPTRGIDVGAKYEIYQLIHKFVGEGKSVIMISSEMPEVLNMSDRVIVIHEGNQKGELTKEEMTAENVMKLAILTEE; from the coding sequence ATGTCAGAAGAGTATATTTTGGAGTTGGAGCATATCAATAAAGCGTTTCCGGGGGTCAAGGCATTGGATGACGTATCTCTGTCCATCCGCAGGGGAGAAGTCCGAGGCCTTGTGGGGGAAAATGGCGCGGGAAAATCTACGCTGATGAAGATTCTGACCGGAGTCTATCCCAAGGATTCAGGCACCATAAAAATTGACGGGAAAGAGGTCAGGATCAACACGCCGCTGGATGCGCAGAAGCTGGGACTAAGCATCATTTTCCAGGAATTTAACCTGGTAAACTCTTTAAGCATCGCGGAAAATATCTTTGTCGGACGGCTGCCCCAAAAAGGTGTAAAGGGAATTGACTGGAAGGCGGTATACCGCCAGGCAGGCGAATGGCTTGCAAAAGTGGGGCTTTCTGAAGATGTGACGAAAAAAGTAGGTTCATTGAGTGTGGCAGGCAAACAGATGGTTGAGATTGCAAAGGCTCTGTCGTTCCATTCTAAGATTATTATCATGGATGAACCGTCCGCCACGCTGACGACGAATGAGCTGCAGCATCTGTTTGAGATCATAGACGTTTTAAAAAGAGAGAATATCACTGTCATATACATATCGCACCGCCTGGATGAGATATTCCGGCTGTGTGATACCGTGACGGTTATCCGTGACGGCGCGGTTATAGATACAAACCGGATTGAAGAGCTGGACAGGAAATCCATCATCTCTAAAATGGTGGGCCGGTCCATGGATCAGGAATATCCGAAACGCCGGGGAGTTCCTGGCGCAGAGACGGTATTGCGGGCAGAAAACCTGACACGCGAGCCAAAATTCAGGAATATTTCATTTGAACTGAAGAAGGGAGAAATTCTCGGCATTGCCGGGTTGGTCGGCGCGGGAAGAACGGAAATCGTGAGATGCATCTTCGGCGCAGACCGGCTGGACAGCGGCGCCCTCTATGTCAGGGTGAAGCCGGTAGAAATAAAGTCGCCCAGGCAGGCGATCGCCCTGGGTATCGCCCTGGTTACCGAGGACAGAAAGACCCAGGGGCTTGTGCTGGAAGCGAGCATTGCGGGAAATACAACGCTTGCTAACCTGAAGGCCGTCACAGACCGGGGATTTATCAACCGTAAGAAGGAAAATGAGGTCGCCAGGGATTACATCCGGCAATTGAAGACAAAAGCGCCCGGCGAAGGGACTTCCTGCATGACTTTAAGCGGAGGGAACCAGCAGAAGGTAGTGCTGGCCAAATGGCTGTATACACAGGCGGATATTTTGATATTAGACGAACCTACGCGCGGGATCGATGTGGGAGCGAAATACGAGATCTATCAATTAATTCATAAATTTGTGGGTGAAGGAAAATCTGTGATAATGATTTCTTCGGAAATGCCTGAAGTGTTGAATATGAGTGACCGTGTGATCGTCATTCACGAGGGAAATCAGAAAGGCGAGCTGACGAAGGAGGAAATGACTGCGGAAAATGTTATGAAATTAGCAATTCTGACGGAGGAATGA
- the asrA gene encoding anaerobic sulfite reductase subunit AsrA yields MGFITQQEQPDALLEHLRADYTIYAPKRYVGGGSFSDTYCVRYGEIQSVNEIIFDEKSQYSFKEVLLPVSQTLFYFTEHEVKEADAPVKGAVIFLRSCDIHALKRLDDMYLHNGPEDYYYRRLRDRIKLVLMGCGDSFENCFCVSMDINIADHYDLSTDAVGGQYFLDSKDSEWSQFLCGLGIPKQPVVPAHVTENTVTLSIPDNLDCSVSGSSIWTEYDSRCINCGRCNFVCPTCTCFSMQDLFYSENARAGERRRVWASCMVDGFTDVAGGRSYRKQNGQRMRFKVLHKVLDYKQRNGYHMCVGCGRCDDICPEYISFSNCVNRLENAMKEVSSHVAE; encoded by the coding sequence ATGGGTTTTATCACACAGCAGGAGCAGCCGGATGCTCTGCTTGAGCACTTGAGGGCTGATTATACCATTTATGCGCCTAAGCGCTATGTGGGCGGCGGTTCTTTTTCCGATACATACTGTGTTCGATATGGTGAGATACAGTCAGTGAACGAAATTATCTTTGATGAAAAATCGCAGTATTCTTTTAAAGAAGTCCTGCTACCGGTCTCGCAGACTCTGTTTTATTTCACAGAGCATGAGGTGAAGGAGGCGGATGCGCCCGTCAAAGGCGCTGTCATCTTTCTCCGAAGCTGTGATATTCACGCATTAAAACGGCTGGATGACATGTATCTTCATAACGGCCCGGAGGATTATTATTACAGGCGGCTCAGGGATCGCATTAAGCTGGTGTTAATGGGATGCGGGGATTCTTTTGAGAACTGCTTTTGTGTCAGCATGGACATAAATATTGCAGATCACTATGACCTGAGCACAGACGCCGTCGGCGGTCAATATTTTCTGGACAGCAAGGATTCTGAATGGTCACAGTTTCTTTGTGGATTAGGTATTCCTAAGCAGCCGGTGGTTCCCGCCCATGTGACTGAAAACACTGTAACACTTTCAATTCCTGACAATCTGGACTGCTCTGTGAGCGGCAGCAGTATATGGACGGAATACGACAGCCGCTGCATAAACTGCGGGCGGTGTAACTTTGTCTGCCCCACCTGCACCTGTTTTTCCATGCAGGATCTCTTTTACTCCGAAAATGCGAGAGCAGGTGAACGCCGGAGGGTATGGGCCTCCTGTATGGTAGATGGCTTTACGGATGTGGCCGGAGGCAGAAGTTACCGGAAGCAGAACGGGCAGCGCATGCGGTTCAAGGTTTTGCACAAGGTTCTGGATTATAAGCAGCGCAATGGCTATCACATGTGTGTGGGCTGTGGGCGATGCGACGATATCTGCCCGGAATATATTTCTTTTTCCAATTGTGTTAACCGGTTAGAAAACGCTATGAAGGAGGTATCCAGCCATGTTGCAGAATGA
- a CDS encoding ABC transporter permease, with product MTKAKVFLKEQKTLVILVLFCVFTSIFIPGFLTGSNLINVLVQVSIYGITACGMTFAIISGEFDLSVGSTMALTGLLCVMLEPKIGQAGAILFALGAAALIGLVNGFLIAKCGISSFIVTIGMQYIIKGAALRISDGKPVQSQSSWFQNIGNSSVLGIPVMVLIMVICVLITGYVLRQTRFGRNVYTIGGSREVAHFSGVKVVRDKTMVFVIASLTAAIAGVLNASRLNTGSAAHGDTLALSVITGTVIGGTSLSGGIGSIGKTMSGILLLNVLSNALDIMRVYSYYQTAIRGLLLVAIIAFESYQSYKNNNY from the coding sequence ATGACAAAGGCAAAAGTATTTTTAAAGGAACAGAAGACGCTTGTTATTTTAGTGCTGTTTTGCGTGTTCACCAGCATCTTTATCCCGGGATTTCTGACAGGAAGCAATCTGATTAATGTGCTGGTGCAGGTGTCGATATACGGGATAACCGCGTGCGGCATGACCTTTGCAATCATCAGCGGTGAATTCGACCTGTCCGTAGGGTCCACGATGGCTTTGACAGGGCTGCTCTGCGTGATGCTGGAACCCAAAATCGGGCAGGCGGGCGCAATCCTTTTTGCGTTGGGAGCGGCCGCCCTCATCGGGCTGGTAAACGGCTTCCTGATTGCCAAATGCGGGATCAGCTCATTTATTGTGACGATCGGCATGCAGTATATCATAAAGGGGGCGGCGCTGAGAATCTCTGACGGAAAGCCCGTGCAGAGCCAGAGCAGCTGGTTCCAGAATATCGGCAACAGCTCTGTGCTGGGCATTCCTGTGATGGTGCTCATCATGGTGATCTGCGTGCTGATTACAGGATATGTCCTGCGTCAGACCAGGTTCGGAAGAAATGTATATACGATAGGAGGCAGCCGTGAGGTCGCTCATTTCAGCGGAGTTAAGGTAGTCCGCGATAAGACTATGGTTTTTGTGATCGCATCACTCACTGCCGCAATTGCGGGGGTACTAAACGCATCCCGGCTCAATACAGGCTCCGCGGCTCATGGCGACACTCTGGCGCTGTCTGTGATTACGGGAACCGTAATCGGCGGAACCAGCCTGTCTGGAGGGATTGGAAGTATCGGGAAAACAATGTCCGGCATATTGCTGCTGAACGTTCTCTCTAATGCTCTGGATATCATGAGGGTATACTCCTATTATCAGACGGCAATCAGAGGACTTCTTTTGGTAGCAATTATCGCATTTGAATCGTATCAGTCTTATAAAAATAATAATTATTGA
- a CDS encoding ABC transporter ATP-binding protein has product MSSEKSTNDAAEINLLDDGMSAERARNAKGTALRLLKKLMEQRWKLLVVIVSIIISSVFTVLSPKLIGIAINQIFNGIQSAAAGGGPFRVSFETMGMILLGLAGLYLLSSLFSFIQQNTMAGISQTLSLSLRKEVSAKLNRLPLKYFDRHSKGEILSRITNDMEKVSDTLQEGMIQFLSSIVSILGAFLMMLFISPLLTLIAFGTIFASLLVAALISQKTQRSFSANQEALSRLNGSIEEAFTGNTVIKAFNLEDQMIENTRVLNDSLYREGKKALFMNYAISPVIRLIGQFGYVAVAIRGAMYAIQGRISIGDIQAFIQYVNQVSEPITQFSYTWNSLHGAVAAAEHIFQILDEEEEIPDTPEPLAIPEPKGSVSFEHVHFGYSEDAILMQDISFDVEAGSKIAVVGPTGAGKTTLVNLLMRFYELQGGRITIDGTDISKMRRADLRSLMGMVLQDTWLFGGTIWENIAYGRTDATEEEIYQAARAARADHFIRTMPEGYDTVLDNEISSFSQGQKQLLTIARAILADPAILILDEATSSVDTRTELEIQKAMDALMKGRTSFVIAHRLSTIRDADHILVMNKGTIIEQGSHQSLMARKGFYADLYNSQFTSAAG; this is encoded by the coding sequence ATGAGCAGCGAAAAAAGCACCAACGACGCGGCAGAAATCAACCTTTTAGACGATGGTATGAGTGCGGAAAGAGCCCGGAATGCCAAGGGCACCGCCCTCCGCCTACTGAAGAAGCTGATGGAACAGAGATGGAAGCTGTTAGTGGTAATCGTCAGCATTATCATAAGCTCTGTCTTCACCGTACTCTCTCCAAAGCTTATCGGCATAGCCATCAACCAGATATTTAACGGCATTCAGAGCGCCGCCGCAGGCGGAGGCCCCTTCCGTGTAAGCTTTGAGACCATGGGGATGATCCTGCTGGGACTGGCCGGCCTGTATCTGCTCTCTTCACTATTTTCTTTTATTCAGCAGAATACCATGGCCGGCATTTCCCAAACCCTGTCACTTTCTCTGAGAAAAGAAGTCAGCGCAAAGCTGAACCGGCTGCCCCTGAAGTATTTTGACCGCCATTCCAAAGGCGAGATCCTAAGCCGGATAACGAACGATATGGAAAAGGTTTCCGATACCCTTCAGGAAGGAATGATCCAGTTCCTGAGCTCTATTGTGAGCATTCTCGGCGCTTTTCTGATGATGCTGTTCATCAGTCCCCTTTTGACACTGATCGCGTTCGGCACCATCTTCGCCAGTCTGCTCGTGGCCGCGCTCATCTCACAGAAAACACAGCGCAGCTTTTCAGCCAATCAGGAAGCTCTGAGCCGCCTCAACGGGAGCATCGAGGAGGCTTTTACCGGCAATACGGTGATTAAAGCCTTTAATCTGGAGGATCAGATGATTGAAAACACCAGGGTTTTGAATGATAGCCTCTACCGGGAGGGCAAAAAGGCGCTGTTTATGAATTACGCCATCAGCCCTGTCATCCGGCTGATCGGCCAGTTCGGCTATGTGGCCGTCGCCATCCGCGGCGCGATGTACGCCATACAGGGCCGTATCTCCATCGGCGACATCCAGGCATTTATCCAATATGTGAACCAGGTTTCCGAACCGATCACACAGTTTTCCTATACCTGGAACTCTCTGCATGGAGCTGTTGCCGCCGCCGAACACATTTTTCAGATTCTCGACGAAGAGGAAGAGATTCCCGACACCCCCGAACCACTGGCAATTCCCGAACCGAAAGGCAGCGTGAGCTTTGAGCACGTGCACTTCGGCTACAGCGAAGATGCCATATTGATGCAGGATATCTCCTTTGACGTGGAAGCAGGAAGTAAAATCGCAGTCGTCGGCCCTACCGGAGCCGGGAAGACGACTCTTGTCAACCTGCTGATGCGTTTTTATGAATTGCAGGGCGGACGGATTACCATAGACGGCACAGATATTTCAAAAATGAGACGCGCCGACCTGCGTTCCCTGATGGGGATGGTCCTGCAGGATACCTGGCTCTTCGGCGGCACTATCTGGGAAAATATCGCCTATGGCCGCACAGACGCCACAGAAGAAGAGATTTACCAGGCGGCGCGGGCGGCGCGGGCAGATCATTTCATCCGTACAATGCCGGAAGGTTACGACACTGTCCTTGACAATGAAATATCCAGTTTTTCACAGGGGCAGAAGCAGCTTCTTACCATCGCGCGGGCCATACTGGCCGACCCTGCCATCCTGATATTGGATGAAGCCACGTCCAGCGTGGATACACGGACGGAATTAGAGATCCAGAAGGCAATGGACGCCCTGATGAAAGGGCGTACCAGTTTTGTCATCGCCCACCGCCTCTCCACCATCCGCGACGCCGACCACATCCTGGTGATGAACAAGGGGACAATCATCGAACAGGGCAGCCATCAGTCCCTGATGGCCCGGAAGGGCTTTTATGCCGACCTGTATAACAGTCAGTTCACTTCCGCCGCCGGCTGA
- a CDS encoding ABC transporter ATP-binding protein yields the protein MIRLLRFLSPYKGRAAAMLLLLFLQVLGTLYIPTLTADIVNRGIVTGDLDHIWRVGGFMLLAAILTAGVSVAVTYLTTWIFSIMGRDIRNALFQKSQSLSLNEFNRFGTASMITRCTNDITQIQQAYMAAIEMLLPAPVMTVAGLILAFSKDTLLAFSIIGAMLVVCLFAFLVSRKALPMFARLQSLLDRFTRVLRENLTGIRVIRAFNRSDSEKERVDQTFTDYAETAIRINKIFAAMMPVILIIMNFCTLLIIGAGGQRVAAGRMQIGDIMALIEYAMLILYYLIMGIMVFMIFPRAQSCANRVSEVLSVQPEAPGTPRSHRDSNEAASPARLELCNVTFQYQGAEEPVLNNISFSAHKGQTTAIIGGTGSGKSTVASLIPRFYDIQSGTIRIDGRNIRHMPKRELRDKIGYVPQKAFLFSGTILDNFLHGKKDAGMEEIRHAAQVAQISDFIDSLESGYQTCVSQGGSNFSGGQRQRLSIARALVKRPEIYIFDDSFSALDFKTDARLRAALREEVRDAAVILVAQRISTIMDADQIVVLDEGRVAGTGTHRELMESCQVYQQIAQSQLSEEELA from the coding sequence ATGATCAGACTTCTCAGATTTCTATCACCCTATAAAGGCAGAGCAGCCGCAATGCTTCTTCTGCTGTTCCTACAGGTACTGGGCACACTGTACATTCCCACCCTTACGGCGGATATCGTAAATAGAGGCATCGTAACGGGGGATCTGGATCACATCTGGAGGGTCGGCGGCTTCATGCTGCTGGCAGCCATTTTGACCGCAGGAGTCTCTGTCGCCGTCACCTATCTGACCACATGGATCTTCTCTATCATGGGAAGGGATATCCGGAATGCTCTGTTCCAGAAATCCCAGTCGCTGTCCCTGAATGAATTCAACCGATTCGGCACAGCGTCCATGATCACACGGTGTACCAATGACATCACCCAGATCCAGCAGGCGTATATGGCCGCCATTGAAATGCTTCTGCCCGCCCCGGTCATGACGGTGGCCGGGTTGATTCTGGCATTTTCCAAAGACACTCTGCTGGCATTCTCAATCATTGGAGCGATGCTGGTGGTCTGTCTGTTCGCCTTTCTGGTCAGCCGCAAAGCGCTGCCCATGTTTGCCAGACTTCAGTCCCTGTTGGACAGGTTCACCCGGGTTCTCCGCGAAAATCTCACAGGCATCCGGGTTATACGGGCTTTTAACCGCTCAGACAGTGAAAAAGAACGAGTGGATCAGACTTTCACCGATTATGCCGAAACTGCCATCCGGATCAATAAGATTTTTGCAGCAATGATGCCTGTGATCCTGATTATCATGAACTTCTGTACTTTACTCATCATAGGCGCCGGCGGGCAGCGGGTGGCCGCCGGACGGATGCAGATCGGCGATATCATGGCGCTGATCGAATACGCCATGCTGATCCTCTACTACCTGATCATGGGAATCATGGTGTTCATGATCTTTCCAAGAGCGCAGAGCTGTGCCAACAGGGTCAGCGAAGTCCTGTCCGTTCAACCTGAGGCGCCCGGAACTCCGCGGTCCCACAGGGACAGCAATGAGGCCGCCAGCCCGGCCCGGTTGGAGCTGTGCAATGTTACCTTCCAATATCAGGGAGCGGAGGAGCCTGTGTTGAACAATATCAGCTTTTCCGCCCATAAGGGCCAGACGACGGCAATTATTGGAGGCACCGGTTCCGGAAAGTCCACGGTCGCCAGCCTGATTCCCCGGTTCTACGACATCCAGAGCGGGACGATCCGTATTGACGGCCGCAACATCCGGCATATGCCGAAGCGGGAACTTCGGGATAAGATTGGCTATGTTCCTCAGAAAGCATTTCTGTTCAGCGGCACGATCCTGGATAATTTTCTCCACGGGAAGAAAGACGCCGGGATGGAGGAAATCCGTCACGCAGCCCAGGTCGCGCAGATCAGTGATTTCATCGACAGCCTGGAATCCGGTTATCAGACCTGCGTATCCCAGGGCGGCAGCAATTTTTCCGGCGGTCAGCGGCAGCGGCTCTCCATTGCCAGAGCACTCGTCAAACGGCCGGAAATCTATATTTTTGACGACAGCTTTTCCGCTCTTGATTTTAAGACAGACGCAAGGCTGCGGGCTGCTCTGAGGGAAGAGGTCCGGGACGCGGCCGTCATCCTGGTAGCCCAGCGGATCAGTACAATTATGGATGCGGACCAGATCGTCGTGCTCGATGAGGGCCGGGTCGCAGGAACAGGCACCCACAGAGAGCTGATGGAATCCTGCCAGGTCTACCAGCAGATTGCCCAGTCACAGCTCAGCGAGGAGGAATTAGCATGA
- a CDS encoding ABC transporter permease translates to MKNKKLSLLYKYANILLLIIFCLIAAAFSDSFFTVRNLTNILKQSCILGILTVGLSYVLISGHMDLSIGSQVSLTGLMAITLQNHMPVGLAILCALLIGCFLGFVNGIIIVKSHADSGGSLMITFGTNLLFSAVCLLYTQGFTLPGSSSEFYSQIGMGTVGKYISYPIIIWAVLILVLGIVESKSRFGRTLHMLGYNQECSRLSGLRTSETVLTSYIVMGFMSAAAAIILTSRTSGANPNAGSGYEMDAIVAAVLGGISLNGGRGSVWKAVIGVITLQVLSNAMNLMGFVSYDQNIVKGAVLILAIAFDAWNRSQMKKA, encoded by the coding sequence ATGAAAAACAAAAAGTTAAGCCTGCTTTATAAATATGCAAATATTCTTTTGCTCATCATATTCTGTCTGATCGCGGCCGCTTTTTCGGACAGCTTCTTTACCGTGCGGAACCTGACGAATATATTGAAACAGAGCTGTATATTAGGGATATTGACGGTGGGTCTTTCCTATGTGCTGATATCCGGCCATATGGATCTGTCCATCGGTTCTCAGGTAAGCTTGACAGGCCTGATGGCAATTACGCTTCAGAATCACATGCCTGTGGGCCTGGCGATCCTGTGCGCACTCCTGATTGGCTGTTTTCTGGGATTTGTCAACGGAATCATTATCGTGAAATCTCATGCCGATTCCGGCGGTTCACTGATGATTACCTTTGGTACAAACCTATTGTTTTCGGCTGTTTGTCTCTTGTATACTCAAGGCTTTACCCTGCCCGGCAGCAGCTCGGAATTTTACAGCCAGATCGGAATGGGAACTGTTGGAAAATATATCTCTTATCCGATCATCATCTGGGCAGTCCTGATCCTGGTTCTGGGCATTGTGGAATCGAAGAGCAGATTCGGGCGTACCCTGCATATGCTGGGCTATAACCAGGAGTGCAGCCGTCTGTCTGGCCTTCGCACCTCTGAAACAGTTCTGACGAGTTATATTGTAATGGGTTTTATGAGCGCCGCTGCGGCCATTATTCTGACCTCCCGGACGTCCGGAGCGAATCCGAATGCGGGAAGTGGTTACGAGATGGATGCGATAGTGGCCGCCGTCCTGGGCGGGATAAGCCTGAATGGAGGAAGAGGAAGCGTCTGGAAGGCAGTGATCGGCGTCATTACATTGCAGGTTTTGTCGAATGCCATGAATCTTATGGGCTTCGTATCATATGACCAGAATATTGTAAAAGGCGCTGTGCTGATTCTGGCGATTGCGTTTGATGCCTGGAACCGCAGCCAGATGAAGAAGGCATAG
- a CDS encoding Rpn family recombination-promoting nuclease/putative transposase — MSQTKTLAELTIKNNFLFSAVMLDPENCRGLLEIILGIPIDRVIVSREQCLIYHPEYRSVRLDIYAKDSRNTHYNVEMQVSPKPALAKRCRYYHSQMDMELLLAGTDYTGLPDTYVIFICDFDPFGRQRYIYTFENCCMEDGQIMLNEGCKTIFLSTRGTNRSEISAELAAFLEFAGADLAGSQGEFDSAYVRQLQTSIRNIKNSREMRERYMIFEELLKEERSEGKTEGRIEGRIEATAEAILELLEVLGPVPGHLSSVICSETDLELLKKWHRLAARSTSVQQFINNM; from the coding sequence ATGAGCCAAACTAAAACTCTGGCGGAGCTGACAATTAAGAATAATTTCTTGTTCAGCGCCGTCATGCTGGACCCGGAGAATTGCCGGGGACTTCTCGAGATCATCCTCGGCATTCCCATTGACCGGGTGATTGTCAGCCGGGAACAATGTCTGATCTATCATCCGGAATACCGCAGCGTCCGTCTGGATATCTACGCCAAAGACAGCCGGAATACCCATTATAACGTGGAGATGCAGGTCTCTCCCAAGCCTGCTCTTGCAAAACGCTGCCGCTATTATCACAGCCAGATGGACATGGAGCTGCTTCTGGCCGGAACAGATTATACAGGGCTTCCGGATACCTATGTCATTTTTATCTGTGATTTTGATCCCTTCGGCAGACAAAGATATATATACACCTTTGAAAACTGCTGTATGGAAGACGGACAAATCATGCTGAATGAAGGCTGCAAGACTATATTTCTCAGCACGCGGGGGACCAACAGGAGCGAAATTTCAGCGGAATTAGCAGCTTTCCTGGAATTCGCGGGCGCGGACCTGGCGGGCAGCCAGGGGGAGTTTGACAGCGCTTATGTCAGACAGCTTCAGACGTCCATCAGGAACATCAAAAACAGCAGGGAAATGAGGGAACGTTATATGATCTTTGAAGAACTCTTAAAGGAAGAACGAAGTGAGGGAAAAACAGAGGGCAGAATTGAGGGCAGAATTGAGGCCACGGCCGAAGCCATTCTGGAACTGCTGGAAGTGCTTGGACCTGTCCCGGGACATTTGTCATCAGTAATCTGTTCTGAGACAGACCTGGAACTGCTGAAAAAATGGCACCGCCTGGCAGCCAGATCAACCTCTGTTCAGCAGTTTATTAACAATATGTAA
- a CDS encoding MerR family transcriptional regulator, with protein sequence MKTVKEVAEMTGISVRTLQYYDEIGLLKPSKVTEAGYRLYDSRALEILQQILFFKELDFRLKEIKAILEDPDFNRIGAFKKQKELLRIKRDRLNDLISLLEKLEKGEACMSFREFDLSGYIQALEDFKNNKTEDVIRYWGSVEAFNDFIMKTREHESGIAKTAIKYYGSVEKYTAAMKENLDHFSERMEQMERIKENGLVERNRELTEELLSDLTRDVTSEEVQKTVKKLIELGEQSAPDMDMGENYWEAITEEFLKNQKVIEGFDKIHGSGAAKFMAEAYRYYLRRGQQQCL encoded by the coding sequence ATGAAAACAGTAAAGGAAGTTGCGGAAATGACCGGAATCAGCGTCCGGACATTACAGTATTACGATGAAATAGGGCTGTTAAAGCCTTCAAAGGTTACAGAAGCCGGTTACCGGCTGTATGATAGCAGGGCGCTGGAGATCCTGCAGCAGATTTTATTTTTTAAGGAATTGGATTTTCGGCTGAAGGAGATAAAAGCTATCCTGGAAGACCCTGACTTCAACCGGATAGGAGCGTTCAAAAAACAGAAGGAGCTGCTGAGGATCAAGCGGGACAGGCTGAATGACTTAATCAGTCTGCTGGAAAAACTGGAGAAGGGTGAGGCGTGCATGAGTTTCAGAGAATTTGATCTGAGCGGGTATATACAGGCTCTGGAAGATTTTAAAAACAACAAAACCGAAGACGTAATCAGATACTGGGGAAGCGTGGAAGCCTTCAATGACTTCATCATGAAGACCAGGGAACATGAGTCCGGTATTGCAAAAACAGCCATCAAATATTATGGAAGTGTGGAAAAATACACAGCCGCGATGAAAGAAAACCTGGATCACTTCTCGGAGAGAATGGAGCAAATGGAGAGAATCAAAGAAAACGGCCTTGTAGAGAGAAACCGGGAACTGACTGAAGAGCTGTTAAGCGATCTGACAAGGGACGTGACGTCAGAAGAAGTACAGAAGACAGTAAAGAAATTAATAGAATTAGGAGAACAAAGTGCCCCGGATATGGATATGGGGGAAAATTACTGGGAAGCAATCACAGAAGAATTTTTGAAAAACCAGAAAGTGATCGAAGGATTTGATAAAATACATGGCAGCGGGGCAGCAAAGTTCATGGCGGAGGCATATCGGTATTATCTGCGCCGCGGGCAGCAGCAGTGCTTGTGA
- a CDS encoding MerR family DNA-binding transcriptional regulator, with protein MKKNKWLSIGEFSKLSDVNIKSLRYYDSLGILKPAYVDPESRYRYYSFPQLQIVEAIKLCIGLNIPLKEFHRFYEDGSNQIHFEELIQYGTRQMEKKFAAVRRELDWLRAMQTEIRRAKELRQEGLIVPMQLPQKVIWAEPCEGLRDEADYYWRFGDTYQRILDAGCQIGYECGMLYYYTGREERQYLYVDLEGEAPEGAKNIVKVPALEFDCQKVSGGRDRELESYFPDLRSRPGICVVFETEISGSDYSCLVPELELRYARTDQIRMQI; from the coding sequence ATGAAGAAAAATAAATGGCTGAGCATCGGGGAGTTTTCTAAATTGTCCGATGTAAATATCAAATCTCTCCGGTACTATGACAGCCTCGGCATTTTGAAGCCTGCGTATGTGGATCCGGAGAGCAGGTACCGTTATTATTCGTTTCCGCAGCTTCAGATTGTGGAAGCTATTAAGCTTTGTATAGGGCTGAATATTCCTCTGAAGGAGTTTCACCGGTTCTATGAGGACGGAAGCAATCAGATCCACTTTGAGGAGCTGATTCAATATGGAACGAGGCAGATGGAGAAGAAGTTTGCCGCTGTCCGGCGGGAACTGGACTGGCTGCGGGCGATGCAGACAGAGATCCGGCGGGCAAAGGAGCTTCGGCAGGAGGGGCTGATCGTGCCGATGCAGCTTCCGCAGAAGGTTATCTGGGCAGAACCCTGCGAGGGATTGCGGGATGAGGCGGATTATTACTGGCGGTTCGGGGACACCTATCAGAGGATTCTGGATGCCGGCTGCCAGATTGGGTATGAATGCGGAATGCTGTATTATTATACCGGGCGGGAGGAACGGCAGTATCTGTATGTGGATCTGGAGGGGGAGGCGCCGGAGGGGGCAAAAAATATCGTGAAGGTGCCGGCGCTGGAATTTGACTGCCAGAAGGTATCGGGAGGGCGCGACCGGGAGCTTGAGAGTTATTTCCCGGACCTGCGCAGCCGGCCGGGTATTTGCGTGGTATTTGAGACAGAGATAAGCGGGAGTGATTATTCCTGCCTGGTGCCGGAGCTGGAGCTGCGCTATGCGCGGACAGACCAGATACGGATGCAGATTTAA